The following proteins are co-located in the Microcystis wesenbergii NRERC-220 genome:
- a CDS encoding type I restriction endonuclease — protein sequence MEIDKLKEIAQKVETSRSQIQNEQATKTAFIMPFLQAWGYDVFNPMEVHPEYSADLTGLKGEKVDYAICLDNQPIILMECKSCHQNLEHPKHSSQLHRYFNATGANFGVLTNGIIYRFYTDIVKDNIMDDKPFFEFNILDFDDSSVNELKRFSKSSFNSDEIGEVARNLLYTKEVKKVIAQQLSDPSPEFVKFFVSHVYSGVKTASVVEKFKEIIKRSLKEYINDIIKEKFEEVLGKEPEPNPPDTPAAEDTPPEETGEDKINTTPEELEGFYIIKSILREEINTARIQFKDTKSYFGINLDGKVTKTVCRLRFHERTGKKSISIPDNVETGREATTNINSLDEIYGVAEFLKSRIRYLTQDTYRSKSEKTESI from the coding sequence ATGGAAATCGATAAACTCAAAGAAATTGCTCAAAAAGTTGAAACCTCTCGTTCTCAAATCCAAAACGAACAGGCAACCAAAACAGCTTTTATTATGCCTTTTTTGCAAGCATGGGGTTACGATGTGTTCAATCCCATGGAAGTTCACCCCGAATATAGTGCCGATTTAACTGGATTAAAAGGGGAAAAAGTAGATTATGCTATTTGTTTGGACAATCAACCGATTATTTTGATGGAATGTAAAAGCTGTCATCAAAATCTTGAGCATCCTAAACATAGTTCCCAACTGCATCGATATTTTAACGCAACTGGAGCTAACTTTGGAGTTTTAACTAATGGGATTATCTATCGGTTTTATACGGATATCGTCAAGGATAATATCATGGACGATAAGCCATTTTTTGAGTTTAACATCCTCGACTTTGACGACTCTTCCGTTAACGAATTAAAACGATTTTCTAAATCTAGCTTTAATTCTGACGAAATAGGAGAGGTTGCTCGCAATTTATTGTACACCAAAGAAGTTAAAAAAGTGATTGCCCAGCAATTAAGTGATCCTTCCCCCGAATTTGTTAAGTTTTTTGTTAGTCATGTATATTCTGGGGTGAAAACTGCATCGGTTGTCGAAAAATTCAAAGAAATTATTAAGCGTTCTCTCAAAGAGTATATCAATGATATCATCAAAGAAAAATTTGAGGAAGTCTTAGGAAAAGAACCTGAACCAAATCCTCCTGATACACCAGCAGCAGAAGATACTCCACCAGAAGAAACAGGGGAAGATAAAATTAATACGACCCCCGAAGAATTGGAAGGATTTTACATTATTAAATCAATTCTACGGGAAGAAATCAATACCGCACGCATTCAATTCAAAGACACTAAAAGTTATTTTGGTATCAACTTAGATGGAAAAGTAACTAAAACAGTCTGTCGTCTGCGCTTCCATGAAAGAACTGGCAAGAAATCAATCAGTATTCCCGATAACGTCGAAACTGGTAGAGAAGCAACCACTAATATAAACAGTCTTGATGAAATTTATGGAGTCGCTGAATTTCTGAAATCTCGTATCCGCTATCTGACTCAAGATACTTATAGAAGCAAGTCAGAAAAAACAGAAAGTATCTAA
- a CDS encoding amino acid ABC transporter ATP-binding protein gives MESHNSEPIIIAEAVEKWYDNRFHALRGVNLTVNKQEVVVIMGPSGSGKSTFIRTFNGLESYQKGRIIIDGITVSHNLKNIEAIRQEVGMVFQQFNLFPHLTVLDNVTLGPMWVRGWKKAQAEEIATKLLEKVGILEQALKYPPQLSGGQQQRVAIVRALAMQPKVMLFDEPTSALDPEMVREVLETMQSLAKSGMTMVCVTHEVGFAREVADRVVFMDQGVILEIAPPAEFFNNPQSDRTQQFLAKIL, from the coding sequence ATGGAATCTCACAACAGTGAACCGATTATAATTGCCGAAGCGGTGGAAAAATGGTACGATAACCGCTTTCATGCTTTACGGGGAGTCAATCTCACCGTTAATAAACAGGAAGTTGTCGTGATTATGGGTCCGTCTGGTTCGGGAAAATCCACCTTTATCCGCACTTTTAACGGGTTAGAATCCTATCAAAAAGGCCGCATTATTATTGACGGGATAACTGTTTCCCACAACCTGAAAAATATCGAGGCAATCCGTCAGGAAGTTGGCATGGTTTTTCAACAATTTAACCTATTTCCCCATCTGACGGTATTAGATAATGTCACCCTTGGTCCGATGTGGGTGCGCGGTTGGAAAAAAGCGCAAGCGGAGGAAATAGCGACAAAACTCCTCGAAAAAGTTGGTATTCTCGAACAAGCGCTTAAATATCCCCCTCAGTTATCGGGAGGACAACAGCAGCGGGTGGCAATTGTTCGCGCTTTAGCCATGCAGCCGAAGGTGATGTTATTCGATGAACCCACCTCAGCTTTAGACCCAGAAATGGTGCGAGAAGTCTTGGAAACGATGCAAAGTTTAGCCAAATCGGGGATGACCATGGTTTGTGTCACCCACGAGGTAGGATTTGCGCGAGAAGTGGCCGATCGAGTGGTATTTATGGATCAGGGTGTAATTTTGGAAATTGCCCCCCCAGCAGAATTTTTTAATAATCCTCAATCCGATCGAACTCAGCAATTTTTAGCAA
- the epsC gene encoding serine O-acetyltransferase EpsC: MTSEHPSSSGALSQPPLSLALDEIITQLSQPRGESFHSWSQSRSHFPLPSREALFRIVDRLRAVLFPYHFGNPDLGETSSRYFIGHTLNEVLQLLHHQVCREQWLLGSQLHWSSDQIEKHAQGTVQAFATQLPHLKALLETDITAAYRGDPAARNLDEVLFCYPGVTAITYHRIAHALYRLDSPLLARIISEIGHSLTGIDIHPGASIGNSFFIDHGTGVVIGATTVIGDRVRLYQAVTLGAKSFPRDESGSLIKGQPRHPIIEDDVVIYSGATILGRVTIGRGATIGGNVWLTRSVPPGGFVSQAQLRQEMFDDGSGI, encoded by the coding sequence ATGACGAGCGAGCATCCGAGCAGTTCTGGCGCTCTCTCCCAACCGCCCCTGTCCTTGGCTCTCGATGAGATTATCACTCAATTGTCTCAACCTCGTGGCGAGTCGTTCCACAGTTGGTCTCAATCACGAAGCCATTTCCCCTTGCCCTCCCGTGAGGCCTTATTTAGGATTGTCGATCGACTGCGCGCCGTTCTCTTTCCCTATCACTTTGGTAATCCCGATTTAGGCGAAACATCCAGCCGCTATTTTATCGGTCATACCCTCAATGAAGTCCTACAACTGCTGCATCACCAAGTTTGTCGTGAACAGTGGTTGCTGGGGTCGCAGTTGCACTGGTCGTCAGACCAGATTGAGAAGCACGCCCAAGGAACGGTACAAGCCTTTGCCACTCAATTACCCCATCTGAAGGCTCTGCTGGAAACCGATATCACCGCGGCCTATCGAGGTGATCCGGCGGCCAGAAATTTAGATGAAGTATTGTTTTGTTACCCCGGGGTAACGGCCATCACTTATCACCGCATTGCCCATGCCCTGTATCGGTTGGACTCGCCCCTGTTGGCGCGGATTATCAGTGAAATTGGTCATTCCTTAACGGGGATTGACATTCACCCCGGTGCGTCGATTGGCAATAGCTTCTTTATCGATCATGGGACGGGGGTGGTGATTGGGGCAACCACGGTGATTGGCGACCGCGTGCGCCTTTACCAAGCGGTCACGCTCGGGGCAAAAAGCTTTCCCCGGGACGAATCGGGCAGTTTAATCAAAGGTCAACCCCGTCATCCGATTATTGAAGATGATGTGGTGATTTACTCAGGTGCAACGATTCTCGGTCGGGTAACTATCGGTCGGGGCGCAACCATTGGTGGAAATGTTTGGTTAACCCGCAGTGTGCCGCCGGGGGGTTTTGTCTCCCAGGCTCAACTACGACAGGAAATGTTTGATGACGGCTCTGGAATTTGA
- the cysK gene encoding cysteine synthase A yields the protein MSKKWFADNSLSIGRTPLVRLNRVVGNSHATVLAKIEGRNPAYSVKCRIGAAMIWDAEQRGLLGPGKELVEPTSGNTGIALAFVAAAKGIPLTLTMPETMSLERRKLLLAYGANLVLTEGTKGMTGAVAKAEEIAASNPDRYVLLQQFRNAANPRIHEETTGPEIWQDTDGAIDILVSGVGTGGTITGVSRYIKKTQGKPILSVAVEPEASPVLSQARAGQPLKSGPHKIQGIGAGFIPEVLDLSLVDGIETVSNEDAILYAQRLAKEEGIISGISCGAAAAVAARLAQQPEHQGKTIVVILPDSGERYLSSILFQGVFNEQGLVA from the coding sequence GTGAGTAAGAAATGGTTCGCAGATAACAGTTTGTCGATCGGGCGGACTCCTCTAGTGCGCCTTAATCGAGTCGTTGGCAACAGTCACGCCACGGTTCTGGCCAAGATTGAAGGTCGCAATCCGGCCTATTCGGTCAAATGTCGTATTGGTGCGGCCATGATCTGGGATGCGGAACAACGGGGATTATTGGGGCCGGGCAAAGAACTGGTCGAACCCACCAGTGGCAATACAGGCATCGCCCTAGCCTTTGTAGCCGCCGCCAAGGGGATTCCCCTGACCCTAACCATGCCTGAAACCATGAGCTTGGAGCGGCGCAAACTATTGCTCGCCTATGGAGCCAATCTGGTGTTAACAGAAGGGACCAAGGGCATGACCGGAGCGGTGGCAAAGGCAGAAGAAATTGCCGCGTCTAATCCCGATCGCTATGTGTTGTTGCAACAGTTCCGCAATGCTGCCAATCCCCGCATCCATGAGGAAACCACCGGCCCCGAAATTTGGCAGGACACAGATGGGGCGATCGATATTCTCGTGTCGGGTGTGGGAACGGGCGGAACCATTACGGGAGTTTCGCGCTACATCAAAAAGACCCAAGGAAAACCGATTTTATCGGTAGCGGTGGAGCCAGAGGCCAGCCCGGTACTATCCCAAGCCCGGGCAGGTCAGCCCTTAAAGTCCGGCCCTCACAAAATTCAGGGCATTGGGGCGGGGTTTATTCCCGAAGTTCTGGATTTATCCCTCGTGGATGGGATTGAAACCGTTTCCAACGAAGATGCCATTCTTTATGCCCAACGATTGGCCAAGGAAGAAGGGATTATCTCCGGCATTTCCTGCGGTGCCGCCGCCGCCGTCGCCGCTCGCTTGGCACAACAACCCGAACACCAAGGCAAAACCATTGTCGTAATTTTGCCAGATTCCGGAGAACGGTACTTGAGTTCCATCCTGTTCCAAGGGGTATTTAATGAGCAAGGGTTAGTGGCATGA
- a CDS encoding DUF29 domain-containing protein, which yields MLALEQLYEREYDRWLIETIELLKNRQFDWVDYEHLIEELAALGRSEKTAVKSLSLQIIIHLLIYQFWTTERKRNSNHWAAEMITVRVQLEDKFTTNLSKFLELELENIYENARLIAEKKTGLKNLPIICPYSLTQILEKQWFPDTDNQ from the coding sequence ATGCTTGCTTTAGAACAGCTTTATGAACGGGAGTATGATCGCTGGTTAATCGAGACGATCGAGTTATTAAAAAATCGCCAGTTTGATTGGGTAGATTACGAACATTTAATCGAGGAGTTGGCAGCTTTGGGACGAAGCGAAAAAACTGCTGTTAAAAGTTTAAGTTTACAAATAATAATCCATCTCCTAATCTATCAATTTTGGACAACAGAAAGAAAAAGAAATAGTAATCATTGGGCGGCAGAGATGATCACTGTTCGAGTACAATTAGAAGATAAGTTCACCACCAATTTAAGCAAATTTCTAGAACTAGAGTTGGAAAATATCTATGAAAACGCCCGCTTAATTGCCGAAAAAAAGACAGGATTAAAAAATTTACCGATAATTTGTCCCTACTCTCTGACACAAATTCTTGAGAAACAGTGGTTTCCCGATACAGATAATCAATAA